The Apium graveolens cultivar Ventura chromosome 6, ASM990537v1, whole genome shotgun sequence genome contains a region encoding:
- the LOC141666814 gene encoding ATP-dependent zinc metalloprotease FTSH 8, mitochondrial-like has translation MIFSRIGRSLSRSSPSTKRLLTNGRAAFVGESILQGPDVNLGLLRNYLAANNANFGVPKLCLFDFRYLLANPRFNRYFSTQGTPKKKNYENFYPKDKKEIPKGDDQKSQSKEDSNTDDGGDFQSAFMKQIQNLIIPLLVIGMFFSSFPFGSREEKQISFQEFKNKLLEPGLVDHIVVTNKSVAKVYVRSTPSSRSRGDTVDAPVAQGPDIDKDAKGKKGQYKYYFNIGSIESFEEKLEEAQEALGIDHHDHVPVTYNSEIGWYQEVMRFAPTLLLLGTLMYMGRRMQGGLGVGGGGGKGARGIFNIGKAHITKVDKNAKNKVYFKDVAGCDEAKQEIMEFVHFLKNPKKYEELGAKIPKGALLVGPPGTGKTLLAKATAGESAVPFLSISGSDFMEMFVGVGPSRVRNLFQEARQCAPSIIFIDEIDAIGRARGRGGFSGSNDERESTLNQLLVEMDGFGTTSGVVVLAGTNRPDILDKALLRPGRFDRQISIDKPDIKGRDQIFQIYLKKLKLDNEPSYFSQRLAALTPGFAGADIANVVNEAALIAARSDQTTVTMEHFEGAIDRIIGGLEKKNKVISKLERRTVAYHEAGHAIVGWFLEHTEPLLKVTIVPRGTAALGFAQYVPNENLLMTKEQLFDMTCMTLGGRASEQVMLGKISTGAQNDLEKVTKMTYAQVAVYGFSEKVGLLSFPQREDGGFEMTKPYSNKTGDIIDTEVREWVAKAYEKTIALVEKHKEHVDQIAELLLEKEVLHQEDLLRVLGERPYKPAEMTNYDKFKQGFIEEDEKSKPTTESVSASEEDDDSAPLVPDVVPT, from the exons atgatattttcaAGAATTGGGCGTTCTTTATCTCGGTCCTCGCCTTCTACA AAGAGATTGTTGACCAATGGGAGAGCTGCTTTTGTGGGTGAATCTATTTTACAAGGCCCTGATGTGAATTTAGGCCTTTTGAGGAATTATTTAGCTGCTAATAATGCAAATTTTGGTGTTCCCAAACTGTGTTTATTTGATTTTAGATATCTTCTTGCAAACCCTAGATTCAATAGATATTTCTCCACTCAGGGGACTCCTAAGAAGAAGA ATTATGAGAACTTTTACCCCAAAGATAAGAAGGAGATTCCCAAAGGGGATGACCAGAAATCGCAGTCGAAAG agGATTCAAACACAGATGACGGTGGTGACTTTCAGTCGGCTTTTATGAAGCAAATCCAGAATCTAATCATCCCGTTGTTAGTGATTGGAATGTTTTTCTCATCATTTCCTTTTGGAAGCCGTGAAGAGAAACAG ATTAGTTTCCAAGAGTTCAAAAATAAGCTTCTGGAACCGGGTTTAGTGGATCATATAGTGGTTACTAATAAATCAGTTGCTAAAGTATACGTAAGAAGCACACCCTCCAGTAGGTCCAGAGGTGATACTGTTGATGCACCGGTTGCTCAAGGTCCTGATATTGATAAGGATGCAAAAGGTAAGAAAGGCcaatataaatattatttcaatattgGGAGCATTGAATCATTCGAGGAGAAGTTAGAGGAAGCCCAAGAAGCTTTAGGTATTGACCATCATGATCATGTTCCTGTTACCTACAATTCTGAAATTGGGTGGTATCAAGAAGTTATGAGATTTGCACCAACGCTTTTGTTATTGGGAACTCTTATGTACATGGGACGCAGAATGCAGGGTGGATTAGGTGTTGGAGGTGGTGGTGGAAAAGGTGCTCGTGGGATATTTAACATAGGGAAAGCTCACATTACAAAGGTGGACAAGAATGCAAAAAACAAG GTTTATTTTAAAGATGTTGCTGGATGTGATGAAGCCAAGCAAGAAATCATGGAGTTCGTACACTTTCTCAAGAACCCTAAAAAGTATGAGGAACTAGGTGCTAAAATTCCAAAAGGTGCTTTATTGGTTGGTCCCCCTGGAACAGGTAAAACTCTTTTAGCAAAGGCTACTGCAGGAGAATCTGCTGTGCCCTTCCTGTCTATATCTGGTTCAGATTTCATGGAAATGTTTGTCGGGGTTGGACCATCTAGAGTGAGAAACTTGTTTCAAGAGGCAAGACAATGTGCACCTAGTATTATTTTTATTGATGAAATTGATGCAATTGGTCGAGCAAGGGGACGCGGCGGTTTCTCAGGTTCTAATGATGAGCGTGAAAGTACTCTCAATCAGTTGCTTGTCGAGATGGATGGATTTGGTACTACTTCTGGAGTAGTCGTTCTTGCTGGTACAAATAGGCCTGATATATTAGACAAAGCCCTCTTAAGGCCTGGCAGATTTGATAGGCAGATATCTATTGATAAGCCTGACATTAAAGGGAGGGACCAGATATTCCAGATCTATTTAAAGAAGTTGAAACTTGATAATGAGCCATCATACTTCTCCCAGAGACTTGCTGCCCTTACACCTGGATTTGCTGGAGCAGATATTGCAAATGTTGTCAATGAAGCTGCTTTAATTGCTGCAAGGAGTGACCAAACTACGGTGACAATGGAGCATTTTGAGGGGGCTATAGATAGAATCATTGGTGGTTTAGAAAAGAAAAACAAG GTTATAAGCAAACTTGAGCGTCGAACTGTAGCTTATCATGAAGCAGGTCATGCTATTGTAGGATGGTTTTTGGAACACACAGAACCACTGCTGAAAGTTACTATTGTTCCTCGTGGTACAGCTGCACTGGGTTTTGCACAATATGTACCCAACGAGAACCTTCTCATGACCAAGGAGCAGCTTTTTGATATGACATGCATGACACTTGGTGGTCGTGCTTCTGAGCAG GTTATGTTGGGTAAAATCTCAACTGGGGCGCAAAATGACTTGGAGAAAGTGACAAAAATGACATATGCACAAGTAGCAGTCTATGGCTTTAGTGAGAAGGTGGGTCTCCTCTCTTTTCCTCAGAGGGAGGATGGGGGCTTCGAGATGACTAAACCCTACAGCAACAAGACGGGGGATATTATTGACACCGAAGTGCGAGAATGGGTGGCTAAGGCGTATGAGAAAACAATTGCACTTGTAGAGAAACATAAAGAGCACGTTGATCAAATTGCAGAGCTCTTGCTTGAAAAAGAAGTTCTCCACCAGGAAGACTTGCTCCGGGTTTTAGGTGAAAGGCCTTACAAACCTGCCGAGATGACAAACTATGATAAATTTAAGCAAGGGTTTATAGAGGAGGATGAAAAGAGCAAACCTACTACAGAGAGTGTGAGTGCAAGTGAAGAAGACGATGACTCGGCACCTCTTGTACCAGATGTGGTCCCAACTTAA